The genomic segment gaacacacatgcacacgcacacaagatGATGGCAGAAGACCgtccgctctctctctcgcgcgcgagCAAGCTCACTTACTTCGTCAGTCCGTCATGtccatgcgcacacgcaccaaaaaaaaaacatgtAAAGACAATAAAAACGAGaacacgtgtgcgcggttGTTGTTCCTCCGTTCCTTGTTCCGCAGCTGTCCGTCTCTCGCTGCCTTCGTCGATGCCCCCCGTTCGTTACTCAGACGCGGTGATCTGCTTCGGCTCAATGACGGTGATGACgtccggcagcggctccgACGGGCCGTTGCGGCCAGTCGAGTCACCGGGAAGCATGATCTTGACCTTGACACCGATGCAGCCGGCGCGCATGTAGCAGTGGCGGCAGGCGGAGTCGACGAAGGACTTGTGAGCCGTACCGGACTTGATCATGTAGCCGTCGCGGAAGGTCATGCTCTTCGCACGCTGGCCCTTGATCTTTCCACCGACGGTGACCTCGCAGCCCTTGGCACCGGACTCCATGACGTAGCGGATGATGCCcatggcggcgcggcgcacctgcaGGTTGCTCAGGAGCTTGAAGCGGAGGGACTCCACCTGCGCCATCGCGGACAGACCACGCACCTCAACGCGCTCAACGTACAGCTGGAGCTTGCCCTCCTTGTAGTTGAAGCGCTGCTGAATGCAGGCTGTCAGCTCGCGGATGCGGCGGCCGTTCACGCCGAGCACCTCACGGGTCTTCGTCGCCTTGATCACGATCTCCGTGCGGAGCGTCGTGACGTGGTAGGAGACACCGGAGAAGCCCTCTTCGGCCAGCTCGCGCTTGAGAAACTCAAACAGCTCGGCGTAGAACACGCCGTCGCGGATGATCATGCGCTTCTTGGAGAGAGGACCCATTTTCTCTGCagggtgagagagagagagagagagatgctTCCCAGAAGAACAGCGTCActgctcggcggcagcgcaccggATGATGTATCAGTGCAGtggcgtgtatgtgcgcaaGGCCATGGCAAGAGAtagaaagagggagggtggtAGGGAAGTAATGAACGGATGGGTGTTGCACAGCAGGAAGAGATGCCTCCATGAGGCGTGTCACCCTCATCCACAGTGTACTTGCCGAACCGTGCCAGTCTGCCCAGATCTGACCtgacagagacagacacggAGAGTGACGCGGCCAGCACTCAGGGGGAGGTGAAGGGGCCAGAGAGGGAGCATGGCAAGACGGTGGGGGTGGTGACCTCTGGCATCGGCAAAAGCACGACAAGCGATATCGTTCTCGTCTCCACAACACGcgcctctgcgcgtgtgcgtgccccgtttctctctctttctcttcgtctctctccctccccctcttcccccgtGTGCC from the Leishmania major strain Friedlin complete genome, chromosome 15 genome contains:
- a CDS encoding putative 40S ribosomal protein S3, with product MGPLSKKRMIIRDGVFYAELFEFLKRELAEEGFSGVSYHVTTLRTEIVIKATKTREVLGVNGRRIRELTACIQQRFNYKEGKLQLYVERVEVRGLSAMAQVESLRFKLLSNLQVRRAAMGIIRYVMESGAKGCEVTVGGKIKGQRAKSMTFRDGYMIKSGTAHKSFVDSACRHCYMRAGCIGVKVKIMLPGDSTGRNGPSEPLPDVITVIEPKQITASE